CGCGGAAAATACCGAGACACCCGATGCAGCATGCATCAAACTCAAAACCGCACTGGACAAAACAGTCGGCAAAGGCGGTACGATACAGCCCGAATACGGCGGCGTGCGCTATGACTGCTTGCGCGTACAGTTTGACCGCTATGTGGATTTGGAAAAATACCACAGCCAAATTTGCTCCGAATTGGGCATCGGCGATAACGAAATGCGCTGCGGGCGCATATGCGGTGAAGCCAACACTTGGCACATCAATATCCTGCGTCCGCAAGATACTTGGCGGCAATATGGACAAGATGAGTTTCAGACGGCCTTGCAGCAATACCGCGCATCGGCACGGCAATTCAGATTGCCAGTGTGTATCGGTTTGGACGAACGCGGCGAACCCGTGTTTCAAGATTTTGCCACCGCGCCGCATGTGATGGTAGGTGGGGAAACAGGGTCTGGGAAATCAGTACTAATTCGCTCAATGCTGGCTTCCCTGTTCGAACTCGCTCCTCAGAATGAAACGGAAATCGTCGTGTGTTATTGCAAAGTTTCTGCGGATTTCGCCGTCTTCAAAGACCGTCCGAATTTATGGCAGGGGCGCATAGTCAGCGATGCGGAAGAAGCTGCTGAAATATTGTCGTCTTTTGCTGACGAGATGGATAAACGATACCGCCTGATGGACGAATACGGTGCGAAGGATATTGCAGAAGTCCCACAGCACGCCCGTCCAAAATATGTTGTTATCGTGATTGACGAACTGGCCGACCTTATCGATGTCAGCAGTGAAGCGGAAGGGCATTTGGTACGGCTGGCACAAAAAGCACGCTCCGCAGGAATGTATCTGTTATTGGCAACGCAACGCCCCGATGCGAAAACACTCAGCGGCCGCCTACGTGACAACCTGCCAACCAAAATCGCGTTGAAAATAGGCAAACGCCAGTCTTCCGAGATTATCTTGGGTGAGCGCGGTGCCGAAAACCTGACGGACAAAGGCGATCATTTGGTCAAATGGAACAATGGAGTGGCGCAGTTTTTGCACGGGTATAATGTATAATTTGTTCAACCATCCTTTGCATAGTCTAACAGGCCGTCTGAAAACTTTGAACTGCACCCCAAAAGTTGGACATCCCCCCAACTCACAAGGTGCAGTTTTTTTATGACCAAATGAGACCTTTGCAAAATTCCCCAAAATCCCCTAAATTCCCACCAAGACATTTAGGGGATTTTCCATGAGCACCTTCTTCCGGCAAACCGCGCAAGCCATAATCGCCAAACCGGCGAAACCGTCGCTGGAGGCCTGCGCCGCCTGTGGCTGGAACACGCGCTCGCCTTCATCGAATCCGGCAGCACCGTCCAAGCCGCCATGCACTTTTGCGGCTACCGCCACGCGGGACGGCTCAATGAAGCGTTCAGGCGGCATTACGGATTTTTGCCTTCGGATGCGAAGAAGTGCTGATGGGGCCGGCGGCATAGATATTTTGATTTGAAACAACCATTAAAAAAGGTCGTCTGAAAAAGCAGTTTCAGACGACCTTTTTTCATTCGCGGCAGCAGTGCCGCTACCCGCCCTTACCCCAAAAATTCTTTGAGAAACAATAAGACACACGCCATTTCGTCGGAGGATTCGCGTTGCGTGCCGTTGCCGGTATGGCCTCCGCCGTCGGGCGAGTAGAGCCAAGATTGCGGCGAGGTTTCGCGCAGTTTGGCGTAGAACTTGAGCGCGTGGGCGGGATGGACGCGGTCGTCGCTGAGGCTGGTGGTAATGAGCACAGGCGGATAATCGATGCCGTCTGAAAGATTGTGATACGGCGACAATTCGCCCAGCCAACGTTTGCAGACTTCGTATTTTTGCGGATTGCCGTATTCGTCCGTCCAGCTTGAACCGGCGGACAGCAGCGGATAACGGATCATGTCGGTCAGCGGTACTTCGCACACCAGCGCGCCTATGCTTTGCGGTTCGCGCACGAAGGCGGCGGCGGTAATCAGGCCGCCGTTGCTGCCGCCCTGCAAACCGATGTGCTCGGGCGAACTCATGCCGCGTTCAGACAAATCGCGCACGACTGCCAATAAATCATCAACGCTTTTGTGTTTGCTGATGCCCTGCGCCGCCTGATGCCAGCGCGGGCCGAACTCGCCGCCGCCGCGTATGTTCGCCAATACAAAGGCGTTGCCCTCTTCCAACCAGTATTTGCCGATGCTGCCCAGATAATGCGGCAGCTCGGGCACACCGAAACCGCCGTAGGCATAAACCAAGGTCGGCGTATCGGGCGCGGCGTTTTTGCCGACATGGAAATAAGGGATGCGCTCGCCGTCGGACGAAACCGCCCAAAACTGCCGCACTTCGATGCCGTCTGAAACAAACTGCTGCGGCTGACGGCGCATGACGGTCAGTTCCATCACGTTCAAATCCAACGCGAACAGCGTCAGCGGCGTGGTGAAATCGCTGGTGGCAAGGTAAACCACGTCGCCGCCCCACGGCTGGTCGGTCATTTCCAACGCACCCGAAGGTAGGCGCGGCAACTCGGCTTCCTGCCATTTGCCGTCGGCAAAACGCCACGCTTTCAGACGGCCTTGTACGTTTTCCAGCAGGCTCGCCACCACAAAACGCTTGGTCGTTTCCACGCTTTCCAATGCCTGCGTTTCATCGGGTGCAAACAAAAGCTGCGCCACGCCTAATTCGCCGCGGTTTAATTTTACTGCCACCAATGCGCCGCTCGGATAGCTTTGGTTCGCGCGGTGCCAGTCTTTGCGCAATGTCAGCAAAAGATGTCCCGCCAGATAGCCGACCACATCGCAATCGTTGGGCAGGTTTAACGGTTTCGCCTCGCCTTCGGCTGAGACCTGCAAATAGGTTTTGGTGTAAAAACCGTCAGACGCTTCAATCAAATCAATCGGCGAACCCTGCGGATCGAGGTAACGCCACGCGTTCACCATCATCCCGTCTTCGCCGATTTGGTACACCGGCAGGCTTTCCTCGAAACTTTTGCCGCGTTCCACCAGCCACACTTCGCGCGGATAGCCCGATTCGGTCAACTGCCGTTCGTCCCAAGCAGGACACACCCACACGCTGTTTTCATCGCGCCACGACACATGGTTTTTGCCTGCCGGAAAGTGAAAACCGCCTTCTACCAATTCCCCTGCTTCCAAATCCACTTCCAGCGTATAAGCCGTATCGCCGCCCGATTTACTCAGTGTTAACAACGCGCGGTTGGGCTGTTCCACCAAGTGCGACACGCCGCCTAGATATACATCGTCGCCAAGCAATTCGTCGAAATCCGCCACCGAAAACAGGATTTTCCACTCGGGATAGCCGGAACGATACGTCGCTGCGGTACACACGCGGTACACGCCCTTCGGATATTCTGCGTCCTGATGGAAATGGTACATCCGCGCGCGGTGTTCCTGACAAAACGGAATTTGCCGCGTGTCCTGCAATTGCGCCAAAATGCCGTCGGACAATGCGCGCGCTTTATCGTTGTCCAAAAAGCGCGCACGCGTTTCAGCATTCGCTTCAGCAGCAAAGTTTTGCGTTTCGGGAAATTCGAGATTTTCGAAATGGAGATAGGGGTCGGGGTAGGATTTCATCAATATGCCGTCTGAACAGTAGAAGGCGGATTATATCGGAAATTCAGGCAGATGATGACGAAGGCAGTTCAGGATGGGAGGAGGTCTTGTTTGCCCGATAGGCGGCAGGTTTGACAATGTCTGTTTTTGATTCCCACCCTGCAAAGATTTAAACGACATGCCGTCTGAAGCAGCGTTCAAACGGCATGGCGTTTTTATAAGAGCGTGAGGTAGAAAAGCTGCATGATAAGGACAATAAAGGCAAATAGGGCTGCAATAGTCCAGTTGAACCCTTCCTGACGGGCGGACGCGGCGGGTGGTACGGCAACCTGCGGTGCGGCAGCAGGGGCGGCGGCAGGTGCAGGCGGCGTATCGTGCAGGGTTGTACCGCCGTTGAGGATATCGGCGATTTCGTCGCGGGAAATCTGTTTCTTGCCAATGGCGTGCGTGCCGATGCGGTGAACGAGTTTGACATCCGAAACAGCCTCGGGCAAATCGTTGAATATAGGTTCTTTCGTGCTTGCCAAATGGTCTTTGGCTTTAAACATCCCTTCGCATTTTTGGCAGACGACGAAGCCTTGGGCGACATTGAGCTGGGTTTCTTTGACCCAGAGACGGGTTTTGCAGTGGGGGCAGAAACAGGCGGGCATAGTATTTCCTCGTGTATGTCAGGTTTGATGCCGTCTGAGACGTAAGGTGGTTCAGACGGCATATGCTTTGTTTTTATTCTACGCCGTACTGCCGACGGTAGGCTCGGACGGGTTCGAGGAACTGTCCGAATTCGGGGTTGTTTTGCAACAGGATAAACAAATCGTTCAGGCTGGCGATGGGGGCGACGGGCAGACCGTATTGTTTTTCCACTTCCTGAACCGCGCTCAATTCGCCGGTGCCTTTTTCCATGCGGTCGAGCGCGATGGCGACACCGGCGGGGGTTGCACCCTCCGCTTCAATCAGTTTGATTGATTCGCGTACGGATGTGCCAGCGGAAATCACGTCGTCGATAATCAGCACGCGCCCTTTAAGCGGCGCACCGACCAACACGCCGCCTTCGCCGTGGTCTTTAGCTTCTTTGCGGTTGTAGGCAAATGGGACGTTCACGCCTTTTTCCGCCAGCATCATTGCAGTTGCCGCCGCCAAAATAATGCCTTTGTAGGCGGGGCCGAACAGCATATCGAATTGGATGCCGCTTTCAATGATGGATTGTGCATAGAATTTTGCCAGTTGCAGCGTGGACAAGCCGTCGTTAAAGAGGCCGGCATTGAAGAAGTAAGGCGACTGCCGTCCTGCCTTGGTGGTAAATTCGCCGAATTTTAAGACGTTTTGGGCGAGGGAGAATTTAAGGAAATCTTGGCGGAAATCGGTCATTTTTTGCTTTCTGTCAGGTATTGCGATGCAGTTGTGATTCTACCGCCCCGTGCGGCCTGCTTCAACTGCCGCCTGCCTGCAAGGCGTGTTTCAACTGTTTCAACACCTGCCAGTTTCGGGCTTTAAGTTCGGGTTGGCGTAAAAGTCGGGCGGGATGGTCGATGATGAAGAAGGGACGGCTGTCGCACAAAGTTTCAATCATCGTTTGCCGTTCAGGCTGGACAAAAGCCTGCCCGAGGAAAAGGACGGCCGGGGCGCGGCAGCCGTCGAGTTCCCTGGCGATTTGACCCAGCGCATTCGCGATGGCCTGTTCAGACGGCATCGGGCTGCCGACGGCGGCGGTTTTCACCCAGCTGGTCTTGTGTACATAAGCGGCATCCAGTCCTACGGCTTTGAGTATGTTGTCAAGCAGGACACCCGCTTTGCCGTGGAACAGCTGCCCGTAAACCATATCCTCGGTCGGCGGGCACAGGCTGACGACGGCAAGTTTGGTTATGCCCGAAGTGGCGGGAACGGGGGCGATGCCGTCTGAAACGCCGGGCAGAGGCGTTTCGGTTTCAGGCGCGGGTTTGCGCGTATGTACGGCGGTTGTTTCCAACACTTTCATGGTTTTGAGCCGTGCCTGACCGGTATGCTGTTCGGACGGACGCTGCGGAATGCTGAGGACGGTTTGCTTTTGCGGGCGGATTTGTGTCGGGCTTCCCGGCAATGTTGCTGACGGCAGAACGACGGCTCCCCGTTTCAACCACATCGGACCCAAACCCAAGGCTTCGTGCAGGTGGAGGTAGCGCGCGCTTAACATATTTTCTCCATTAAGACGGCATCTTCGGTTTTACCGTCGGCTGTACGGTAATAGTTTTTCCGCCTGCCCGCAATGCTGAAGCCGTGCGCCGCGTACAGTGCCTGTGCGGCGGTGTTGCCCGCGCGGACTTCGAGCAGCAGGCGTTGCGTGCCTTCGGGCAGGTTGGCGAACCAGTATTCGAGTAGGGCGGACGCAACACCCCGGCGGCGGTATGCAGGAGCGGTGGCAATCAGGTGCAGTTCGGATTCGTCGGGCAGGTTCTGCCAAACGATAAAGGCGGCCAACCTGCCGTCTTTTTCCGCAAGGAAAACCTGTTCGGACGGCGAAACCAGTGCGGACTCAAATTGGCGTTGCGTCCATGCGGACGGGTTGCAGACGGCATCGAGTGCGGCCAGCTCCTCGCAATCGGCATAAACGGCACGGCGGATGTTCACGGACGCGCCCTCCGTTCCGCCTGTTCTTTGGCAGTCAGGGCGATTTTGTTGCGGACGTAGAGCAGCTCGGCGTGTGCCGCAGCGACGGCGGGAAAACCGCCATCCGCCGCCAGATTGAGGAAGTCGGCAGCGGTCGGCATATCGGGTTTGCCTGAGAAGGGCGGACGGTTTTCCAGCGCGAACGCATTGCCGATGCCGTCTGAAAAGGCGCATCCTTCCGGCAGCCGGATGTCTGCCGCCCGACCGACCTGATAATCGCTCAAACGGCGGCAGTTCAGCGTATCGAACCATGCATAAAACACTTCGCCCATACGTGCGTCCGTAGCGGCAAGGATGCAGCTTTGCGGCGGCGGCAGCGAGGCAGCGGCATCGAGCGAGGGTACGCCGATTAAAGGAGTATCAAACGGCGTTGCCAAACCTTGCGCCACGCCGATGCCGATACGCAGTCCCGTAAACGCGCCAGGGCCTTTCGCATAAACAATCGCCCCCAAATCGGCGGTGGTAATGCCTGCATCGTGAAACAACGTGCGGATTTCCGGCAGAATCAGTTCGGACTGGCGGCTGCCGGCCTCCTGATGGAACAGGCGGGTTTCGCCGTCGGCGCGCAGCGCGAGCGACAAATAGGAAGTTCCGGTATCGACGGCGAGGACGGGGCGGTTGAAATCGGCTTGCATGGTGTGGTTCTCGTTGGTTCAGACGGCATTATATAGTGAAATCGGCTTGCCTGCCGTGCCGTCGTGTCCTAGGGCGGTATGGCGCAAAAATGCCGTCCGAACGGTAAATTATCGTGTTCGGACGGCATTTTTCAAATGCTACTGTTTGCCGGCGATGCCGATTTCGTGAACCTTTTCCCCTATCTTCACGGTTGCCGAGCCGGCGATTTCTTGGGCGCGGTCGCCGAAAAGGGCGAGGTGGTAAGTGCCTTTTTCTTCGCTGCCGTAGCGCGTGTCGCCCAAAATGACGGCGTGTGATTTTTCATCTGCTTTGAGTTCGGCGGAGGCCAGATCGACATTGAGTTCGGGCGTTTTCAGGTGTTCGATTCTGCCGTAACCCTGTTTGTTGGTAAAATCGATGGTGTAGTGCAGCCTGCCGTTCGGGTCGTCGGAGCTGAATGCTTTGCCGTGATACTCGGCTTTGCCGCCGGGCAGTTGGTTGAAGGCGGTATGTTCTCCGCCCAAACCGCTGACAAGGAAGGAGCGTTGGTTTATCAGGCTGTCGATTTTGTCGGGGTTGTTGATTTTTTCAATCTGTAGGGCAACGACGGCGGAGTGGTTCTGTTTGTATATTTGAAATTCGCCGCTTGCCAGCGTGATGGTTTGTCCGTCCACTTCGATTTTTTGCACGAAGTCGAAGCGGCTGATTTTGTCGTTCTTCAGTTTGCCCGTGTTGAGGCTGTTGTCTTTGTCGCCGGCTTTGAAAGTTTTTTCCGCACCTTGTGCCGACAGGGTCAGTGTTCCGTTTTGGGGAATGGAGTCTTCCAATGTCAGGGATTTCAAACCTTTGTCTTTATGGTCGAGCGGTGCGGTTAGTGCATCGGCAAGCCCCGCGCCGATGTCGGCGGCGACACCTCCGCTTCCGCCCCCTCCGCTGCTGCAGGCGGTCAGAATCAGGGCGGCGGTCAAAGAAAGGCAACAGAAGGTAGTTCGGTTCACAGGTTTGCTCCTAGTCATACGCAGAATAGATAATATATAAACATTTTGGTTATGGTATCTTTTTTTGCATACTGCATCAATGAGGCAGGTCAAAGAAGCAAAAATCAAATGCCGTCCGAACGGCGGTTCAGACGGCATTTTGTTTACAAGCAACCTGTTATTTGACGATTTGGTTCAATTCGCCCTTGGCATAACGGCTTGCCATTTTTTCCAAGGAAACCGGTTTGATTTTGCCTGCCTGACCTTCGCAGCCGAACGCAAGATAACGGTCGAGGCAGATTTGTTTCATCGCTTCAATGGTTTTGCTCAGGTATTTGCGCGGGTCAAAGTCGGACGGGTTTTCGGCAAGGTAGCGGCGTACCGCGCCGGTGGAAGCAAGGCGCAAATCGGTATCGATGTTGACTTTGCGCACGCCGTGTTTGATGCCTTCGACGATTTCTTCAACCGGCACGCCGTAGGTTTCGCCGATATTGCCGCCATATTCGTTGATGACTTTCAGCCATTCTTGCGGAACGGAGCTGGAGCCGTGCATCACGATGTGTGTATTGGGCAGGGCTTGGTGGATTTCTTTGATGCGGTCAATACGCAATACGTCGCCTGTGGGCGGACGGGTGAATTTGTACGCGCCGTGGCTGGTACCGACGGCGATGGCGAGTGCATCCACGCCGGTATCTTTAACGAAACGTACGGCATCTTCAACGCTGGTCAGCATTTGGTCGTGTGAGAGTTTTCCTGCCGCACCCACGCCGTCTTCTTCGCCTGCTTCGCCGGTTTCGAGGTTGCCCAATACGCCGATTTCGCCTTCAACGGATACGCCGCAAGCGTGGGAGAAATTAACGACGGTACGTGTGGCGTTGACGTTGTATTCATAAGAAGAAGGGGTTTTGCCGTCTTCCATCAGCGAGCCGTCCATCATCACGGACGAGAAGCCCAGTTGGATGGAGCGTTGGCACACGTCGGGCGATGCGCCGTGGTCTTGGTGCATCACGACGGGGATGTGCGGAAATTCTTCGACAGCCGCCAAAATCAGGTGGCGTAAAAACGGCGCACCCGCATATTTGCGCGCACCGGCACTCGCCTGTACGATGACGGGGGCGTCGACTTGGTCTGCAGCCTCCATGATGGCGCGCATCTGTTCGAGGTTGTTGACGTTGAACGCCGGCAGGCCGTAGCTGTTTTCAGCAGCATGATCAAGCAGTTGGCGCATGGATACGAGTGCCATTTGTGTCTCCTTGGGCAATAGGTAAATAAGGCGGATTATAATGTTTTTTACGGCAAAAAACCATAAACGGCTCATTGATTTTATATTAACGATGCCAGTATGCAGGTTTGTCGGGTTTTGACGTTTCGGGATTCGGATATTCCGATTTATGATAATGTTTCTAATGTTATTTTAGGTGTGGGAATGGGTTTGGACGGACTTGCGGCATACTTGGACGCTTATTTGGAAAATATCGCGCGCGAGGGTAAATCGGAGCATACGGTTGCCGCATACCGGCGCGATTTGGAAGAACTGTTTGCGCTGTTGGCACAAATGCCGTCTGAAGCTGAAGGCGGCGTGCCGCAGGACTTGTCGCGGCGCGATTTTACGGCGGTGTTGCGGCGGCTGTCGCAGCGCGGTTTGAATGCGCGGACGCTGGCTCGCAAGCTTTCGTCTTGGCGGCAGTATTGCGTTTGGCTGGTAAAGCGCGGCCTGATGCACGCCGACCCGACTGCCGATATCAAACCACCGAAACAGCCGGAACGTATCCCGAAAGCACTGCCTCAGGAATGTTTGAACCAGATGCTCGACCTGCCTGTAGATGACGGCGACGCATTGGCGTTGCGCGACCACGCACTGTTCGAACTGATGTACGGCAGCGGTTTGCGCCTGAGCGAGATACACGGCCTGGATACAGGCGATGTGTGGTTGGACGAAGGCTGGGTGCGCGTAACCGGCAAAGGAAGAAAACAACGTCAGGTCCCGCTGACCGGCAAAAGCGTAGAAGCTTTAAAAAACTATTTGCCGCTGCGTCAGACGGCATCGGATGGCAAAGCCCTGTTTACCGGCAGGAACGGCACGCGCCTGAGCCAACGCCAAATACAAAAACGCCTCAAATCATGGGCGGCGCAAAACGGCGACGGCAGGCACATTTCTCCGCACATGATGAGGCACAGCTACGCCAGCCATCTGTTGCAGTCCTCGCGCGACATCAGGGCGGTACAGGAGCTGCTCGGACACAGCAGCCTTTCAACCACGCAGATTTACACCAAACTCGATTTCGACCACATCGCCCGCCTGTATGACGAAGCTCATCCGCGCGCCAAACGGCAGGAAAAATAATCCTGGACAAAATCAGCCGTCAGCCCCGCGTGCTTGATATATAATTAGCCGTTGCACTCGGACGATATAAAAAAGACACATCATGAACCCAAGCCCCCTACTCGACCTGATTGACAGCCCGCAAGATTTGCGCCGCCTGGATAAAAAACAGTTGCCCCAAGTCGCCGCCGAGTTGCGAGAGTTTCTGCTGGAATCCGTCGGTCAAACCGGCGGTCATTTCGCCAGCAATCTGGGGGCGGTCGAGCTGACCATCGCCCTGCACTATGTTTACAACACGCCCGAAGATAAATTGGTTTGGGATGTCGGGCATCAAAGTTATCCGCACAAAATCCTCACCGGCCGCAAAAACCAAATGCACACGATGCGCCAATACGGCGGCTTGGCGGGTTTTCCGAAACGTTGCGAGTCGGAATACGACGCGTTCGGCGTGGGGCATTCGTCCACCTCGATCGGCGCGGCGTTGGGTATGGCGGCGGCGGACAAACTCTTGGGCAGCGACCGCCGCAGCGTCGCCATCATCGGTGACGGCGCGATGACGGCGGGTCAGGCGTTTGAAGCCTTGAACTGCGCGGGCGACATGGACGTGAACCTGCTGGTCATCCTTAACGACAACGAAATGTCGATTTCCCCCAACGTCGGCGCGCTGCCGAAATACCTTGCCAGCAACGTCGTGCGCGATATGCGCGGCCTGTTGAGCACCGTCAAAGCGCAAACGGGCAAGGTATTAGACAAAATACCCGGCGCGATGGAGCTTGCCCAAAAAGTCGAACACAAAATCAAAACCCTTGCCGAAGAAGCCGAACACGCCAAACAGTCGCTGTCTTTGTTTGAAAACTTCGGCTTCCGCTACACCGGCCCCGTGGACGGTCATAACGTCGAACATCTGGTTGACGTATTGAAAGACTTGCGCAGCCGCAAAGGCCCGCAACTGCTGCACGTCATCACCAAAAAAGGCAACGGCTACAAACTCGCCGAAAACGACCCCGTCAAATACCACGCCGTTGCCAACCTGCCCAAAGACAGTACTGCGGAAACCCCTATGCCGTCTGAAAACAAACCCGCAGCCAAACCTACCTATACGCAAGTGTTCGGCAAATGGCTGTGCGACCAGGCGGCGGCAGATTCCCGATTGGCGGCGATTACCCCCGCCATGCGCGAGGGCAGCGGACTGGTGGAGTTTGAACAACGATTCCCCGACCGCTATTTCGATGTCGGCATCGCCGAGCAGCACGCCGTTACCTTTGCCGGCGGTTTGGCTTGCGAAGGGATGAAGCCCGTCGTGGCGATTTATTCCACCTTTTTACAACGTGCCTACGACCAACTAGTGCACGACATCGCCCTGCAAAACCTGCCCGTTTTGTTTGCCGTCGACCGTGCGGGCATCGTCGGCGCGGACGGCCCGACCCATGCCGGTTTGTACGATTTGAGCTTCTTGCGCTGCGTGCCGAACATGATTGTTGCCGCGCCGAGCGATGAAAACGAATGCCGCCTGCTGCTTTCGACCTGCTATCAGGCAGACGCGCCCGCTGCCGTCCGCTATCCGCGCGGCACGGGTACGGGAGTGCCGATTTCAGACGGCATGGAAACCGTGGAAATCGGCAAGGGCATTATCCGCCACGAAGGCGAGAAAACCGCCTTCATCGCCTTTGGCAGCATGGTCGCCCCCGCATTGGCGGTTGCCGAAAAACTGAACGCCACCGTCGCCGATATGCGCTTCGTCAAACCGATAGACGAGGAACTCATCGTCCGCCTCGCCCAAAGCCACGATTACATCGTTACCGCCGAAGAAAACGCCGAACAAGGCGGCGCAGGCAGCGCGGTGCTGGAAGTATTGGCGAAACACGGCATCTGCAAACCCGTCTTGCTTTTGGGCGTTGCCGATACCGTAACCGAACACGGCGACCCGAAAAAACTTTTGGACGATTTGGGCTTGAGTGCCGAAGCGGTTGAACGCCGCGTGCGTGCATGGCTGC
Above is a window of Neisseria sp. Marseille-Q6792 DNA encoding:
- a CDS encoding uracil-DNA glycosylase family protein — translated: MLSARYLHLHEALGLGPMWLKRGAVVLPSATLPGSPTQIRPQKQTVLSIPQRPSEQHTGQARLKTMKVLETTAVHTRKPAPETETPLPGVSDGIAPVPATSGITKLAVVSLCPPTEDMVYGQLFHGKAGVLLDNILKAVGLDAAYVHKTSWVKTAAVGSPMPSEQAIANALGQIARELDGCRAPAVLFLGQAFVQPERQTMIETLCDSRPFFIIDHPARLLRQPELKARNWQVLKQLKHALQAGGS
- the rimI gene encoding ribosomal protein S18-alanine N-acetyltransferase; amino-acid sequence: MNIRRAVYADCEELAALDAVCNPSAWTQRQFESALVSPSEQVFLAEKDGRLAAFIVWQNLPDESELHLIATAPAYRRRGVASALLEYWFANLPEGTQRLLLEVRAGNTAAQALYAAHGFSIAGRRKNYYRTADGKTEDAVLMEKIC
- a CDS encoding MJ0042-type zinc finger domain-containing protein, giving the protein MPACFCPHCKTRLWVKETQLNVAQGFVVCQKCEGMFKAKDHLASTKEPIFNDLPEAVSDVKLVHRIGTHAIGKKQISRDEIADILNGGTTLHDTPPAPAAAPAAAPQVAVPPAASARQEGFNWTIAALFAFIVLIMQLFYLTLL
- the xerC gene encoding tyrosine recombinase XerC; protein product: MGLDGLAAYLDAYLENIAREGKSEHTVAAYRRDLEELFALLAQMPSEAEGGVPQDLSRRDFTAVLRRLSQRGLNARTLARKLSSWRQYCVWLVKRGLMHADPTADIKPPKQPERIPKALPQECLNQMLDLPVDDGDALALRDHALFELMYGSGLRLSEIHGLDTGDVWLDEGWVRVTGKGRKQRQVPLTGKSVEALKNYLPLRQTASDGKALFTGRNGTRLSQRQIQKRLKSWAAQNGDGRHISPHMMRHSYASHLLQSSRDIRAVQELLGHSSLSTTQIYTKLDFDHIARLYDEAHPRAKRQEK
- the tsaB gene encoding tRNA (adenosine(37)-N6)-threonylcarbamoyltransferase complex dimerization subunit type 1 TsaB, whose protein sequence is MQADFNRPVLAVDTGTSYLSLALRADGETRLFHQEAGSRQSELILPEIRTLFHDAGITTADLGAIVYAKGPGAFTGLRIGIGVAQGLATPFDTPLIGVPSLDAAASLPPPQSCILAATDARMGEVFYAWFDTLNCRRLSDYQVGRAADIRLPEGCAFSDGIGNAFALENRPPFSGKPDMPTAADFLNLAADGGFPAVAAAHAELLYVRNKIALTAKEQAERRARP
- the fba gene encoding class II fructose-bisphosphate aldolase (catalyzes the reversible aldol condensation of dihydroxyacetonephosphate and glyceraldehyde 3-phosphate in the Calvin cycle, glycolysis, and/or gluconeogenesis) produces the protein MALVSMRQLLDHAAENSYGLPAFNVNNLEQMRAIMEAADQVDAPVIVQASAGARKYAGAPFLRHLILAAVEEFPHIPVVMHQDHGASPDVCQRSIQLGFSSVMMDGSLMEDGKTPSSYEYNVNATRTVVNFSHACGVSVEGEIGVLGNLETGEAGEEDGVGAAGKLSHDQMLTSVEDAVRFVKDTGVDALAIAVGTSHGAYKFTRPPTGDVLRIDRIKEIHQALPNTHIVMHGSSSVPQEWLKVINEYGGNIGETYGVPVEEIVEGIKHGVRKVNIDTDLRLASTGAVRRYLAENPSDFDPRKYLSKTIEAMKQICLDRYLAFGCEGQAGKIKPVSLEKMASRYAKGELNQIVK
- a CDS encoding factor H-binding protein yields the protein MNRTTFCCLSLTAALILTACSSGGGGSGGVAADIGAGLADALTAPLDHKDKGLKSLTLEDSIPQNGTLTLSAQGAEKTFKAGDKDNSLNTGKLKNDKISRFDFVQKIEVDGQTITLASGEFQIYKQNHSAVVALQIEKINNPDKIDSLINQRSFLVSGLGGEHTAFNQLPGGKAEYHGKAFSSDDPNGRLHYTIDFTNKQGYGRIEHLKTPELNVDLASAELKADEKSHAVILGDTRYGSEEKGTYHLALFGDRAQEIAGSATVKIGEKVHEIGIAGKQ
- a CDS encoding FtsK/SpoIIIE domain-containing protein, translating into MYKLIADLWHTGALGLHAFWERCRQFKPDDDLAQRQAFLNELAELAVKNSRGRQSMGKNSFSDSLHAENTETPDAACIKLKTALDKTVGKGGTIQPEYGGVRYDCLRVQFDRYVDLEKYHSQICSELGIGDNEMRCGRICGEANTWHINILRPQDTWRQYGQDEFQTALQQYRASARQFRLPVCIGLDERGEPVFQDFATAPHVMVGGETGSGKSVLIRSMLASLFELAPQNETEIVVCYCKVSADFAVFKDRPNLWQGRIVSDAEEAAEILSSFADEMDKRYRLMDEYGAKDIAEVPQHARPKYVVIVIDELADLIDVSSEAEGHLVRLAQKARSAGMYLLLATQRPDAKTLSGRLRDNLPTKIALKIGKRQSSEIILGERGAENLTDKGDHLVKWNNGVAQFLHGYNV
- the pyrE gene encoding orotate phosphoribosyltransferase, encoding MTDFRQDFLKFSLAQNVLKFGEFTTKAGRQSPYFFNAGLFNDGLSTLQLAKFYAQSIIESGIQFDMLFGPAYKGIILAAATAMMLAEKGVNVPFAYNRKEAKDHGEGGVLVGAPLKGRVLIIDDVISAGTSVRESIKLIEAEGATPAGVAIALDRMEKGTGELSAVQEVEKQYGLPVAPIASLNDLFILLQNNPEFGQFLEPVRAYRRQYGVE
- a CDS encoding prolyl oligopeptidase family protein, which codes for MKSYPDPYLHFENLEFPETQNFAAEANAETRARFLDNDKARALSDGILAQLQDTRQIPFCQEHRARMYHFHQDAEYPKGVYRVCTAATYRSGYPEWKILFSVADFDELLGDDVYLGGVSHLVEQPNRALLTLSKSGGDTAYTLEVDLEAGELVEGGFHFPAGKNHVSWRDENSVWVCPAWDERQLTESGYPREVWLVERGKSFEESLPVYQIGEDGMMVNAWRYLDPQGSPIDLIEASDGFYTKTYLQVSAEGEAKPLNLPNDCDVVGYLAGHLLLTLRKDWHRANQSYPSGALVAVKLNRGELGVAQLLFAPDETQALESVETTKRFVVASLLENVQGRLKAWRFADGKWQEAELPRLPSGALEMTDQPWGGDVVYLATSDFTTPLTLFALDLNVMELTVMRRQPQQFVSDGIEVRQFWAVSSDGERIPYFHVGKNAAPDTPTLVYAYGGFGVPELPHYLGSIGKYWLEEGNAFVLANIRGGGEFGPRWHQAAQGISKHKSVDDLLAVVRDLSERGMSSPEHIGLQGGSNGGLITAAAFVREPQSIGALVCEVPLTDMIRYPLLSAGSSWTDEYGNPQKYEVCKRWLGELSPYHNLSDGIDYPPVLITTSLSDDRVHPAHALKFYAKLRETSPQSWLYSPDGGGHTGNGTQRESSDEMACVLLFLKEFLG